ACTCAAAGAGACCTGCTGGACATAGGGAGTTTGGTAGTGGAGATCGATAGGAAGACCTGAGGGCAGGATTGCCAGGGGAAATCCCTGCGAAAGGAAGTTTTGATTATTGAAGACAGAGTCGGTGCTATTGGGATTAAACCTCTGCTGCCCCGGAAGATAGTTTAAGTTTGCACCGGTGACACAATTCGCATTCGTCAGCGATCCCTGAAAGGTATTCGTGGCATTGAGATTGAGCGGACTCGCTATGCTTGCAGCGGTACAGGGTGAGCCTCCTGCAAGAATGACCAGCGGAACCGTATACGTGTTGTAACTGGTCGACTCTGCTTCACTTGGTCCCGGAGCGCGGTCATAGAATAATCCGTAGTTGGCGCGGAGTACAGTTTTGTCTTCTCCGTGAATATTCCACGCTGCTCCAATGCGTGGCGCATAGTTGTTCGCTCGCAATGGAATACCCTGACGAACGCCGAAGGCCCGTTCCGCAGCATAGGTATTGGCGTTGAGGGAGCCCGGGGTAGGAAACGCCTCAATGTCGTAACGCACACCGTAGTTAAGCGTGATGGTCGGCGTCAGGCGCCAGTTGTCCTGCAAAAATGCTCCCAGCGTCTTCAGATCGTACTTGTAGCGCGTCAGACCGACTCCCTGTACAAAAGACTGAGGTATACCAAGCCCGTACGCCTGAATTGGCGAAAAGCTCGGGAGGCCACTAAACGCCGGTGCCAGGCTGCTGGCGTCGAGACCGGCAAAGGTGTAATCCCCGCCGGAGTACAACTCCGCCTGTTTAATGTTGATGGGTATATCTCGCACATCAATGCCTGCCTTGAACGTGTGTGTGCCGCGAGTCAACGTAAAGTAATCCTGAAGCTGATACTGGTCTTCGATCCGGTCTTCAACGGTGAAGGGTGTCTTGCCAAAATAAGCGAAGCCTGGAATATTCACGGCCGTGTTATTGCTTCCGGGAGCATTGGACGGCGAATAATTGACCGGATGGCGCGAGTACTGAAAACGGAGCTCGTTCACCTTGTTGCTGCCAAGCAGCAAAGTGTGTTGCCCAACGATAGAAAGATCGTGGTATCGCTGTGCCGCCGTTCGGGAGAAAGAGTTTTGCCCAAGATTTTGATTGGCCGCGCTCTCTTGAATACCGCTCATAAAGCTTGGGCTGAAGCTGGATCGCAGCATGAGTTGCTGGTTGCTCGTCAGCTTATGATCGAGCCGCAAAGAGTAGATTTCCGTCTTTTCGGAGACTGGAAAGTTTCCAATAAGACTATTGAGCGCAACATACGAAGCAGGTGTTACCTGCCCTGAGCTTGCAAAGTTATTCGTCCCAAGGCTCGGCTGCAGAAAGACGGGATTTTTCCCGGTAACAGCGAGCGAAGAGCTCGATCCAACAAGGGCAACGTACTCCTGTATCCCGGGTGTATTGGCTGGCGCTGAAGCCAGAAAGGAACCCTGGTCCGGTGTGCCTTGCACCATGAGCGATCCGGCCGGAGTACCATAAAATTTACTGACATCGATGTTGGTCAGGCCGAAGTTATCGGAACCAATGGTCGAAAATCCTGTTTCCTGACGCCGGGTAATTTCCGTCGAAAAGAAGAAAAATGTCTTATCGCGAACAATGGCGCCGCCTACAGTGAATCCGGCCTGCACACGGGTAAATGCAGGTTGATCGACTGTGCTGAAAGGATTCGTTGCCTGGAGATAGCGATTGCGTAGAAATCCAAAGGCGCTCGCATGGGTAGTGTTATTTCCGGATTTGGTAACAATGTTGACCACACCGCCTGAGGCCCGTCCATACTCTGCGGAAAAGCCATTGGTAATAATCTGAAACTCCTGCACGGCGTCCTGCGAGACGGTGGCACGCGTACCTCCCGAGATGTAGTCGCCCGCATCGGCTCCATCTACATTGATAGAGTTTGAGCGAGCGCGAATACCGCCGAAGTTGAGGCCCGATGTCATAAGGGCCCCGACAGGCGGTGCGGCATCTCGTGCAATCTGTGAGTTGACCAGTGCAAAATTAATATAGTTTCTGCCATTTGTAGGCAGATTATTGATGCGAAGCTGGTCGATCAAAGAAGATTGCGCGCTGCCCTGCGTCTCAATCAGATTGGCGTCGGAGTTCACGGTAATCGCCTCGCTTCCGGCCGCGAAGAGGGTTAGCGGAAGTGCTGCCTGCTCTCCCACTGTCAACACGACATGATTCGCGGTGAACCTGGCAAAACCTGCAGACTCTGCCGTAATACTGTAAGTCCCTGGAGGCAATTGCAGTACAAGGTAGTTTCCCATCGCATCGCTCGTAGTCGAACGGGAGATTGCTCTTGATGAATCCGTCACAGTCACGGCCGCATTGCTAATCGCGGCTCCCGTCTGATCACGGACAATACCACTAAGTTGGGCCGTCACGATATTCTGAGCGATAAGAGGCATCGAAAGTAGGAAGGCCATGAAACAAAGTGCATAGAGCTGAACGCGCGAAAACGAAGAAGAACGAATAAGCATGAATAAAGACTTTCTATTGTGGCTGTAAGAAGTTTTATAAGTCGCTCTAAGTCCCACAGCCAGATCTCGAAGGCTTGTTTCCGGGAGCGAATTGCCTGAATCTTTGGTTCTACTTCTAAACGCGCCGGCCACCGATTTATTCCACACAATTGCATTCAGGATTCGCTTCCTGCAGAGATAAGAGTTTCTAAAGCGAAGGATGCGCTTTACGCATAAGCCCATACATCGCAAAGAGCGCGATGTATGGGCCACCCGGAAAAGTTGTGCTCAGGCTGATTCTGTGTGGAGGGAAGCTGTCTGTGCCCCGCCCTTTCGCGCTTTTGGCGAAAGGGCGGGGTCGCGCGGAGCGCACAAACCAGATCTTTAAAGAAACTTTAAAGCAGACACCGGCCCGTCGAATGACGGGCCGGTTGGGTTGTCGTTTAGTGCGAGTGCAGCGCGATAAGGTCTGCCTTCAGCGGCACACCGCGCGAGAGCGAGATATGCAGCACCGCCTCGAAGGGCTTTGCGGAGCCGTCTGCTTCTCCGGCCTTGTCTAATAATGCTGCAGCTCCGTGAGGCGAAGCGGCGAACTCCACTGCGGCTTGCGTCCCGTTCGTCGTCAGGCCAGCGAAGACGGCGATGCGCCGACCCGAATCGATTCCCGGAATCATGGCAACGATGGCGAACTCTTCATTTGGCGAGGAGGGAATAAAGGCCGCCGGTTCGCCCGTTCGGGGATGGAGATTTGCGATATAGCCGGTATGCTGCGCGTTTAGATTGATGGTGAAGTCTGCCGTTGAGGGCAGATCATGCAATGCACCGTTCTGTCTGGGAGCCCCCATAAAGATCAGATTGCGCAGCTTGGCTTCGTCCCATGTGACCAGGCGGCTGCGTTTGAGCACGAAGTCTGAGCCGCGCTGGTCGAAGAGCTTACTGAGAATGTGCGCGGCGACGACTTCGCCGGTACCCGTATAAGTCTCGTCCAGCGTGCGGTTCGCGGCTACCTGAGACTCCGGGGTATCGGGCTGAACGAGTTTCAGGCCTTCGTCCGGCGTTCCACTGAAGATTGGGTTGCTGTAGATGACAAGAGCGGGTTCGGCACTCTTGAGAAAGGGTTTCCACAGGCGATCCACAGCCGTGGGCCGGATGGTCGGCCTGTGCCTGCCGAGAAGGATGCCGGCCATTAACCCGACTGCAAGGAGAAAGAGGGCAACCAGCGCGCTCATGGAGCGGCGGAAGACCTTTCGCTGCATCGTAAAGCGCGCATCGATCCCCACAACATGGTCGCCAGGGTGAAGTTCGGTCTCCAGGGAGTCGGTGGCAGGCGTGGGAAGAGCTGCAGCTTCCAGGTGGTCGTTATGCCCGCTCACAGGCGGAAGGATGATCGGCTCGATGACTTCGGTCGCCGACCCGCTCAAGCTCTGATGATGTTCTGAAGGGTGGAAGACAGGAAGGTAGTGGCCCTTGGGAATCTCGACCACGAGGGGCTCATGCTCGCCTTCGCGGGCGAAGTAAGCCGTCAGTTTGAGGCGAAGAAGACGCGCCTGCGAGCGAACGATAGAGTCGTCGCTGGAGTTATAGCCCGGGATGCGGTGGAAGACATTTACCCCGATCTGCTGCTCGGTAGCGTCCTCTGGGGCCTCTCTTAGGCAGCAGTCCACGACGTATAGGAAGAATTCGCACAGCTTTGGCGACCCACTGAGGTGGGAACTGGCAACGATCCGGTGCGTGAGTTCCGCACGTGGGTCATCCAGAGTGTTGAGCGTTTCATATGAAGCACTTACAGACAACATTCGACCTTCACTTCTCAGCCATTTCACGGTCCGGTTCACCCGTGAAAGCTCCAGCGTGCACCGTGAATACGGTGACAGTTGTTGGATGCAAGCTGCAATGTTTAGCGTCACCCTGGGATGAATTTCATCCCCGTGGGTTTCACTAGGAGACCAGAATGTTTAAGTATATGAAAACAGCCCGCTTGTGGCTGAGCGCCCTGACGATAGCCACGACGGCTACGCTGGGTGCTGGCCATGGTTCTGCGCAGGCGATCTTTGGAGCACTGTACGGAACAGCAACAGATTCCACCGGAGCGGCGATTCCCAATGCGACCGTGACCATTACGGATCAGCAAAAAGGCATTAGCCGGACAGTCCAGACGAATGGCACAGGAGCCTGGAGCGCTGACCACTTGATCCCGGACACCTACACGGTCAAGATCGAGTCGGGTTCCTTTGCACCTTCCACCACCACGGACATCATCGTCCACGCCGACGCTTCCCAGCAAGTAGATCAGGTCCTGCAGGTTGCGGGCAGCAATACTACGGTTTCAGTTTCGTCCGGCGATGTTCCGGCCCTGAAGACCGACCGCGCAGACGTGGCCCAGATCATGGATGAGCGCGCGGTTCAGAATCTTCCCAACCTCACGCGTAATCTGACCCAGTTTGCCCTGCTCACGCCGGGCATGCAGCACGCCAGCTTCAACATCGCTGGACCGGAGAATCCTCAGGGCGGCATCCAACTGAACTCCAATGGCTCCAACTACGGCGAACAGGGCTTCATCCTGGACGGTACGGACAATCGCGATCCCATCCTGGGCATCATCGTGATTAACCCCACGCTGGACTCCATCGCGGAGACGAAGTTCACCACACAGAACTACGACGCTGAGTTTGGCGGAGCAGCTGGCGGCATTGTGAACGTCACCACCAAGTCGGGCGGCAACAAGTTCCACGGAGACGCCTTCTGGTATCGCCACAGCGATGCGTTCTACGCGCGGAACCCCTTTACCCAGTACCAGCCGGACCCGGTCACTGGAAAGACGATCCCCAGCGAACTCTATAGCCAGTTCGGTGGTTCGATCAGCGGCCCAGTGATCAAGGACAAGACGTTCTTCTTCCTGGACTATCAGGGACTTCGCCGCCGCGTCGGTAACAGCCTGCTGCAGAACGTTCCAACGGCACTCGCGCGTAACACCTGCATCACCGGGAACGGCACCTGCGATCTCAGCCAGTACACGACCGC
This genomic stretch from Terriglobus saanensis SP1PR4 harbors:
- a CDS encoding TonB-dependent receptor; translated protein: MLIRSSSFSRVQLYALCFMAFLLSMPLIAQNIVTAQLSGIVRDQTGAAISNAAVTVTDSSRAISRSTTSDAMGNYLVLQLPPGTYSITAESAGFARFTANHVVLTVGEQAALPLTLFAAGSEAITVNSDANLIETQGSAQSSLIDQLRINNLPTNGRNYINFALVNSQIARDAAPPVGALMTSGLNFGGIRARSNSINVDGADAGDYISGGTRATVSQDAVQEFQIITNGFSAEYGRASGGVVNIVTKSGNNTTHASAFGFLRNRYLQATNPFSTVDQPAFTRVQAGFTVGGAIVRDKTFFFFSTEITRRQETGFSTIGSDNFGLTNIDVSKFYGTPAGSLMVQGTPDQGSFLASAPANTPGIQEYVALVGSSSSLAVTGKNPVFLQPSLGTNNFASSGQVTPASYVALNSLIGNFPVSEKTEIYSLRLDHKLTSNQQLMLRSSFSPSFMSGIQESAANQNLGQNSFSRTAAQRYHDLSIVGQHTLLLGSNKVNELRFQYSRHPVNYSPSNAPGSNNTAVNIPGFAYFGKTPFTVEDRIEDQYQLQDYFTLTRGTHTFKAGIDVRDIPINIKQAELYSGGDYTFAGLDASSLAPAFSGLPSFSPIQAYGLGIPQSFVQGVGLTRYKYDLKTLGAFLQDNWRLTPTITLNYGVRYDIEAFPTPGSLNANTYAAERAFGVRQGIPLRANNYAPRIGAAWNIHGEDKTVLRANYGLFYDRAPGPSEAESTSYNTYTVPLVILAGGSPCTAASIASPLNLNATNTFQGSLTNANCVTGANLNYLPGQQRFNPNSTDSVFNNQNFLSQGFPLAILPSGLPIDLHYQTPYVQQVSLSVERSFGRDTSLTLAYNSTGGRHLNRPVNVNPVNPALLVANWRNAIDAAQAGTASVLPGTPQSAVASATSNPLTVATAAGTLPCGSGPSGPYVTPAALNFFRRSGLNTSLAQFLTSQGAGACIGLANQIATLDGLGVGVPVPFGDINSNLTTGTSAYNALSINLKKRYAENYEFLVSYTWSHAIDDATDLISTSDGPQNNFNPNSERATSSFDQRHRLVLSGVYNVGRGGSNGLMRRVFSNMTVAPIIEIASGKPFNILTGTDTNFDFNPLTDRPNAVPVNSATTSCGSAPVRSKFSPTGAFNIPCYIDAPANAGPGDSNFNGSLGRNAGLKPFNVFTDFRFAKTFTVEHGLTFQATADVFNLINKNNTLDVDSLYSDAGRPTSAYDARQFQFGGRISF